One window of the Triticum dicoccoides isolate Atlit2015 ecotype Zavitan chromosome 3B, WEW_v2.0, whole genome shotgun sequence genome contains the following:
- the LOC119276259 gene encoding uncharacterized protein LOC119276259, with product MASAAPFSGTGSLLRLTKPGTPQPQFFSPPPSRSHFHLRTRPAKAKSPIAGAIASSSMAAAQPQTCDGQQQRAEEAMKLLFVEMGVGYDQHGQDITSAAVRACKDAISSNSIPAFRRGSIPGVNSEQMKLQIKLGVPRPVQHLLDFERIKAVFPYGEITSCEVVDGGMICSSGTCIEAMGDKNDDCYIVNAAVYVGY from the exons ATGGCATCAGCAGCGCCATTCTCCGGCACCGGCAGTCTCCTTCGCCTGACAAAACCAGGAACGCCACAGCCCCAGTTCTTCTCCCCTCCGCCGTCTCGCTCCCACTTCCACCTTCGAACCCGCCCCGCCAAGGCAAAGAGCCCAATCGCCGGAGCCATCGCCTCCTCTTCCATGGCGGCAGCCCAGCCCCAGACGTGCGACGGCCAACAACAACGGGCGGAGGAGGCCATGAAGCTGCTGTTCGTCGAGATGGGCGTCGGGTACGACCAGCACGGACAGGACATCACCTCCGCCGCGGTGCGCGCCTGCAAGGATGCCATCTCCTCCAACTCCATCCCCGCCTTCCGCCGCG GGTCGATACCAGGGGTGAACAGTGAACAGATGAAACTGCAGATCAAGCTGGGTGTCCCGAGGCCGGTGCAGCATCTGTTGGACTTTGAGAGAATCAAGGCCGTCTTCCCCTA TGGTGAGATCACCAGCTGCGAGGTCGTTGACGGCGGGATGATCTGTTCAAGTGGAACATGCATCGAAGCAATGGGAGATAAAAACGATGACTGCTACATTGTCAATGCTGCAGTCTACGTCGGTTACTAA